A single genomic interval of Coccidioides posadasii str. Silveira chromosome 1, complete sequence harbors:
- a CDS encoding uncharacterized protein (EggNog:ENOG410PSXD~COG:S): MSGYQPDYLNDNNTRPSTNSPFSPTSQSPSFKPNVNRKKTKRWVNAKTYSYDGDDWGDSGDDDIYDAYLDPNHSHPPPLPEHHPHDRSGKQPAMFSESGDQSPSTSSTTKAHDKPGGQPSPVVGRDADANPAKSLPIVRPVEIYRRLNEEREKQRLKAAEASHSSHDSEAAPPQPPLPPIDRTTAYNPSSPTHQGNVDSPGDNTPRPRLESPQEQRPLEPRIASPVGTTVEGKVSFPSSQSSPDQPSDIKSSGADAKLPELRPFSGFGDPFVSSPGCEVTEDVKTPGAQDLNQSSDLDRNPSLGFRSVVHQAFDVPDTPASDSGTMSRSDSNTTSLISPIIKSETLSVIDECRAPTIAEEDANSAAKRPLTPPPASITPGHRRSLSPPDPKNSPARRAVVTPVDPTIRPQSACTLESPIQQQNNSRSSVDVRESEQGGGANDFQHPTTEAAHDTEPLEKKERYTTSQQGTNPEDEQRNIRAPMVDTHFQSSQATPTYSETISASSINTSSAELNDRLRDEIIRSLTPNPSNQSQDTAPSTDSDDNDGPQKRQGITLSPSEHNNHRNEQFGSDPSNRPVSQVVFLGHRNTAGAAETSLVHSQFRETTDVSQTPGPNAAPASHSVHPTLKKKFSWEMDSEDESESSESKPIIEKHPVATPTTNDVHITPTTIRRVEDTGTASPQGEVSDQPIQHSPRATPGQAVTSSAEGVNLEPEPNSEHRRHSSSASPPGESSDSNNVILPDPEPSGAKISATATDGDKLLGFREIMAIKTPSQKIAAFNRTRDQFAAMDTGLQAWLNQASTDLPEHADLVRQNGALPSVPTTAHKPMTSRTKFPKLSSGSGSSRTHIRHSSGTPLSSMMHTQQVQAKGKDLLHTAGVLGGKAGDAAKGLFAKGRSKFRHSGSAEKVDI, encoded by the exons ATGTCTGGATATCAGCCAGACTACCTCAACGACAATAA CACGCGCCCCAGCACCAACAGCCCGTTCTCTCCCACTTCTCAATCCCCGTCCTTCAAGCCAAACGTCAACCGCAAGAAAACCAAGCGGTGGGTCAATGCAAAGACCTACAGCTACGACGGTGACGACTGGGGGGATAGTGGGGACGATGACATCTACGACGCGTATTTGGATCCCAACCACTCTCATCCGCCCCCTCTCCCAGAACACCACCCCCATGACCGATCCGGAAAGCAACCCGCCATGTTCTCAGAATCTGGCGATCAATCGCCATCTACGTCTTCAACAACCAAGGCCCATGATAAACCTGGGGGCCAGCCAAGCCCAGTTGTGGGACGCGATGCAGATGCAAATCCTGCGAAATCATTGCCCATCGTTCGCCCCGTCGAAATATACCGGCGATTGAACGAAGAACGGGAGAAACAGCGACTCAAGGCCGCTGAGGCATCCCACTCATCTCACGACTCAGAGGCTGCTCCCCCCCAACCTCCACTGCCGCCCATCGATCGGACGACTGCATACAACCCATCTTCCCCGACGCACCAAGGAAATGTGGACTCCCCCGGGGACAATACTCCGAGACCTCGGCTTGAGAGTCCCCAGGAGCAAAGGCCCTTGGAGCCTAGGATTGCTAGCCCCGTCGGCACGACAGTGGAGGGCAAGGTTTCATTTCCCTCATCGCAGTCTTCGCCTGATCAACCATCGGATATAAAGTCATCTGGTGCTGACGCTAAATTACCCGAATTAAGGCCATTTTCTGGCTTTGGGGATCCTTTCGTGAGCTCGCCCGGCTGCGAAGTTACAGAAGATGTAAAAACCCCTGGTGCCCAGGATTTGAATCAATCGTCCGATCTCGACCGTAACCCTTCACTTGGATTTCGTTCAGTGGTTCACCAAGCATTTGATGTCCCCGATACTCCCGCTAGCGACTCCGGGACTATGTCACGGTCAGATAGCAACACGACATCTCTTATAAGCCCTATCATAAAATCCGAGACACTCTCTGTAATTGATGAATGCCGTGCTCCGACAATTGCAGAAGAAGATGCGAATTCGGCAGCCAAGCGCCCGCTAACCCCGCCCCCTGCCAGTATCACGCCTGGCCATCGCCGAAGTTTATCACCCCCTGACCCAAAGAACAGCCCTGCGAGACGAGCTGTTGTCACGCCTGTCGATCCTACAATCCGTCCTCAATCCGCCTGTACATTAGAATCTCCCATTCAACAACAGAATAACTCTCGATCAAGTGTGGATGTTAGGGAAAGCGAGCAGGGAGGAGGAGCCAATGATTTTCAACATCCGACGACTGAGGCTGCTCATGACACAGAGCCATTGGAGAAGAAAGAACGATATACAACGTCTCAACAAGGAACTAACCCTGAGGACGAACAAAGAAATATCCGGGCCCCAATGGTTGATACTCATTTCCAGTCTTCACAAGCTACCCCTACGTATTCGGAAACGATCTCGGCTTCCAGCATCAATACTTCAAGTGCAGAGTTAAATGACCGCCTACGAGATGAAATTATCCGGTCACTGACTCCTAATCCTTCCAATCAATCCCAGGACACGGCGCCGTCAACGGATTCCGACGATAACGACGGGCCTCAGAAGCGACAAGGAATCACCTTATCCCCGAGCGAACACAACAATCACCGAAATGAGCAATTTGGCTCAGATCCCTCCAATCGCCCCGTGTCGCAAGTGGTCTTTCTTGGGCACAGAAATACCGCAGGCGCAGCCGAAACGAGTCTAGTCCACTCCCAATTTCGGGAGACCACGGACGTCTCACAAACCCCTGGCCCTAATGCTGCTCCGGCATCCCACTCAGTACATCCTaccctgaagaagaaattctcGTGGGAAAtggattctgaagatgagTCTGAATCTTCCGAAAGCAAACCAATAATAGAGAAGCATCCTGTAGCCACCCCTACAACAAACGATGTGCATATCACACCTACAACCATCCGGAGGGTTGAGGATACGGGTACTGCTTCTCCTCAGGGCGAGGTATCTGACCAACCAATCCAACACTCACCACGCGCGACTCCCGGTCAAGCTGTAACATCCTCAGCTGAAGGCGTCAATCTAGAACCAGAACCAAATTCAGAACATCGCAGACACTCGTCATCCGCCTCACCCCCAGGCGAGTCAAGTGATAGTAATAATGTTATCTTGCCTGATCCTGAACCTTCGGGCGCAAAGATAAGCGCGACTGCGACTGATGGTGACAAGCTTCTTGGTTTCCGAGAGATCATGGCTATCAAAACGCCCAGCCAGAAAATCGCTGCTTTCAATCGCACAAGAGACCAGTTTGCTGCCATGGATACTGGCCTCCAAGCCTGGCTGAACCAAGCCTCTACAGACCTGCCGGAACATGCTGATCTTGTCCGACAGAACGGCGCGCTACCATCTGTGCCTACTACAGCACACAAACCGATGACGTCTCGCACAAAATTCCCGAAACTCTCTTCCGGCTCTGGGTCATCGCGAACCCACATTAGACACTCGTCTGGCACTCCGCTCAGCAGCATGATGCATACTCAGCAGGTGCAGGCCAAGGGCAAGGACCTGTTGCACACCGCCGGGGTTTTAGGTGGAAAGGCAGGCGATGCCGCAAAGGGCCTGTTTGCAAAGGGAAGGAGCAAATTTCGACACAGCGGAAGTGCTGAAAAGGTAGATATCTAA